The DNA region CTCGTCGCGGCCCAACGCGGACGCGACGGACGACGCCGAGAAGGCGCTCGACAAGCCCGCCCTGTGGGTCCTGCCCGCCGGTGGCGGTGAAGCCCGCATCGTGGCGACCCGGCCGGGTGGGGTGACCGGGGTACGCACGGCGCGCTCGTCGGCGGCCGTCGTCTTCGCGACGTCGATGCTGCCCGGCGCCTCGGACGGCGACGAGGACGAGAAGCTGCGCACGCTGCGCAAGGACAAGAAGGTCGCGGCGATCCTGCACGACGGGTACCCGGTGCGGTACTGGGACCACGACCTGGGCCCGGACGTCACGCACCTGCTCGGCTGGCACTTCAAGGTCGGCGACGACGTGGCCCGGTCGGTCGAGGTCGCGAGCCAGAGCATCGAGCACCTCAAGGTGCGCGACCTGACGCCGACGCCCGGCCACTCGCTCAGCGAGGCCGAGTACGACTTCAGCCCGAACGGCACCTTCGTCGTCTCCACCTGGCGCATGCCGCAGGCCAACGGCGAGTACCGCACCGTCCTGGTGCGGATCGACGTCGACAGCCGCCAGCGCACCACGATCGTCGACGACCCGGACGCCGACCTCGGCTCGCCGGTCATCTCGCCGGACGGCAGCGCGGTCGCCTACGTCCGCAGCTCGATCAGCGACACGGAGACGGCGACGCACCAGACGCTGCACCTGCTCGCGCTGGACGAGGGCGCCGTGCCGCAGCAGCTCGTCGCGCACTGGGACCGCTGGACGACCTGCCACCAGTGGCTGCCGGACGGCTCCGGCCTGCTCGTCACCGCCGACCAGGACGGCCGCGCCCCGGTCTTCGCGGTCGACATCGCAGCCGACACGGTCATCCAGCTGACGAACGACGACTACGCCTACTCCGACCTGCAGGTCGCCCCGGACGCGAGCGTCGTCTACGCCCTGCGTGCCTCCTACCTCGCGCCGGCGCACCCGGTCCGGATCCACCTGGTCGCGGACGAGAACCGGATGCCGGGCACGGTCACCGTGCTGCGCTCCCCGTCGCCGCCGCCCACCCTGCCGGGCACGCTCACCGAGGTCCGCACGACGATCGGCGAGGGCGACGAGGCGATCGAGGTCCGCGGCTGGCTCGCCCTGCCGGACTCGAGCTCGCCCGAGAGCCCCGCGCCGCTGCTGCTCTGGATCCACGGCGGCCCGCTCGGCTCGTGGAACACCTGGTCGTGGCGCTGGAACCCGTGGCTGATGGTCGCCAAGGGCTACGCCGTCCTGCTGCCCGACCCGGCGCTGTCGACCGGCTACGGCCAGAGCTTCGTCCAGCGCGGCTGGGGCCGATGGGGCGCCGAGCCCTACACCGACCTGATGGCGATCACCGACGCGACGGTGGCCCGTCCGGACATCGACGCGACGCGCACAGCCGCGATGGGCGGATCGTTCGGCGGCTACATGGCCAACTGGGTCGCCGGCCAGACCGACCGCTTCAAGGCGATCGTCACGCACGCCGGCCTGTGGGCCCTCGACCAGTTCGGCCCGACGACGGACGTCGCCTTCTACTGGGCGCGCGAGATGAGCGCCGAGATGGCGGAGACGTACTCGCCGCACCGCAACGTCGGACGGATCCGCACCCCGATGCTCGTGGTGCACGGCGACAAGGACTACCGCGTCCCGGTCGGCGAGGGCCTGCGGCTCTGGTACGAGCTGCTGTCGGCGTCCGGGCTCCCCGCAGGGGACGACGGGAAGTCGGCCCACCGCTTCCTGTACTTCCCGGACGAGAACCACTGGATCCTGACCCCGCAGCACGCGAAGGTCTGGTACCAGGTCGCGCTCGGGTTCCTCGGCGAGCACGTGCTCGACCACGGTGCCCCGCTGCGTCCCGAGACGCTCGGCTGACCCGACCTCGCCGACCCGACCTCGAGCCGTGGACCCACCGGCCCACGGCTCGAGGGGTCGGCCCGGTGACCGGGCGGCGATCGGAGCCTCCGTGCGCAGGTAGCCTGACGCCGTGCGCACCTGCGAGGGCCGCGGTCTGCTCGTCGCGCGCGCTCTCATCACCGGCTCGACAGTGCTCGGCCTGGCCGTCGGTGCGCACGTCGTCGGCGGCGGGGAGCCGCCGTCGGGCCCCGCGGTCGGGGTCCTCGCGGTGTTCGTCCTGGTCGCATCGAGCCTGCTCGCACGCCACCGCCTCCGGCTCCTGACGCTCGTCCCCGCGCTGGCCGTGATCGAGACCGCCCTGCACGGCGTCCTGAGCGTGCTGCCCACCGCGGCCGAGCTTGCCGGCGGGCAGCAGCCCGGCCATCAGCACGGTGCCACCCTCTCCGCGCCCTTGCCGGTCGTCGCGGAGCACGTCCACGCAGGGACCTCCCCGGCGATGCTGGGCAGCCACCTGGTAGCGACCGTCGTCACCGCCGTCCTGCTGATCGGCGCGGATCGAGCGGCCCGGACGACCGCCCATCTCCTGAGCACGGCCCTTCCCCTGCTGCTGGCCCGTCCGGCAGCGCCGACCATGACGCGGGTGCGGCTCCGCACGCACGCCGCCGCCCCGCTCGTGCGCGCGAGCGCAGGCGGTTGCCGGTCCCACCGGCGCCGCGGACCACCGCTGCTCCCCGCCACCGCCTGAGCAGCCTCGTCCTGTCGTCCTCTCGGTGCGGTGGTCCCGCCATCGCCTGCTCCGTCGCGCCCGTCCAGGATCAGGCGCGTCCCGTCCGAGAGACGACCGAGAGACGACCGAGAGACACCGCCATGCCCCACGCCCGTACGCCCTTCCGGGTCGTCGTGACCGCTCTGGCCGCCGTCGCACTGATCGGTACGAATGCGCTCGCCGCGCCGGCCGCGGCCCACGACCAGCTCGTCGAGACCTCGCCCGAGGAGGGCGAGATCGTCGACGTCGTGCCCGCGGAGGTGATGCTCCGCTTCACCCAGCCGGTGATCGACCTCTCGGCCCGGATCCTGGTCCGGGACTCCGCCGACACGGTGGTCCTGGACGTCGAGGCGGACGTGGACGAGGACGTCATCACGGCGCCGCTGCCGGCGGACCTCGCCGACGGCACCTACACGGTCTCCTGGCGCGTGGTCTCCGCCGACGGTCACCCGATCCAGGGTGCCTTCGACTTCCACGTCCGCGAACCCAGCGCACCGAGCACCGGTCCGGCACCGACCCCGCCGACGGCGACCGCCGGACCTGCTGACGGCGAGCCCGCCGGCGGGCCGACCGGCGACCGTCTGCTCCGGTCGGCCGTCCTGGCCGTCGGCGTCGGCGTCGGCGTCGGAGCAGCCGTCGTCCTCGGGCTGATCCTGCGCCGCCGTCGGACGCAGCCATGACCTGCCCCCGCACCGCACGTCCTCAGACTCCAAGGAGCACCATGCTCGCCATCCGCACCGCCGCCCGCACCGCCACCCGGCGGACCCGCCTCGCGATCCCTGCCCTCGTCACCAGCCTGCTGCTCGCCCTGGCCTCCTGCACGACCTCCGCCACAACCACTGACTCCGCCACGACCGCTGCGCCGGACGGCGCGGCGATGGCCGTCACCGTCACCGACCCCTGGGTGAAGGCCGTCGACGGGGGGATGACCGGCGTCTTCGGGACCTTGACGAACGAGTCCGACGCCGAGATCCGGATCGTGTCGGCCGAGTCGCCGGTCTCGCCGGTCGCCGAGCTGCACGAGGTCACCGCCGACGAGGCCGGTGAGATGGTCATGCAGCCGAAGGAGGGTGGCTTCGTGCTGGCCGCCGGCGGAACGCACGAGCTCGTGCCCGGCGGCGACCACATCATGCTGATGGACGTCGGCGACCCCCTCGAGCCCGGCGAGGAGATCACCGTGACCCTCACCGCGCAGGACGGCTCGTCGGTGACCTTCACCGCACCGGCACGCTCCTACACCGGCGCGAACGAGACCTACCAGGGTGGCGACACCGAGGGTGGCATGGGCGAGGGCCACACGGGCACCCCCGAGCCGACGGACTCATGACGGCCGACCACCCCGACCGGCGGACGTTCCTCGTCGGTGGTGCTGCGGCCCTCGGCGGAGCGGCGCTCGCTGTCGGCGGCCGCGCGGCCTGGGACGCCGACCAGGGAAGACGGGGCGCAGCGTCGGACGGGTCCGGCACCGCGGCGGGGACCGCAACCGTCCCGTTCCGAGGTGCCCGCCAGGCGGGCGTCGGGACCCCGCCGGCGGCGTTCGCCACGGTGATCGCGCTCGACCTGGTGCCCGGCGCCGACCGCGACGCGATCGTGCGACTGATGCGCATCTGGACCGATGACATCGAGCGGCTGACCCAGGGCCGCCCCGGGCTGACGGACACCGAGCCGGAGCTCGCGCTCGTGCCGGCTAGCCTGACCGTCACGGTCGGCTACGGCTCCGGCCTGTTCTCGGCCGCCGGGCTCGACCGGCTCCGCCCCGCGTGGCTCTCGCCGATCCCGGCCTTCGCGATCGACCGACTGCAGCCGGCCTGGTGCGGCGGCGACCTCGTCCTTCAGGTCTGCGCCGACGACGAGCTGACGATCCGGCACGCCGCCCGGCTGCTGGTCCGGCAGGCGGGCACCTTCGCCACGGTGCGCTGGGTCCAGCGCGGCTTCCGCCGCAGCCCGGGGACGACACCACCGGGCACGACGATGCGCAACCTGATGGGCCAGCTGGACGGCACCCGCAACCTGTCCCCGGTCGACGACGAGGACCTGATCTGGCACGACGACACGGCGCCGGACTGGCTCGTCGGCGGGACGTCGATGGTGCTGCGGCGGATCGCGATGGACCTCGACACCTGGGACGGCGTCGACCGTCCGGTCCGGGAGGCCGTGCTCGGCCGGCGGATGGCGGACGGTGCGCCGCTGACCGGGACACGGGAGCACGACGAACCCGATCTCGAGGCCCTCAACGACATCGGCTTCCCGGTGATCGACATCGCTGCGCACATCCGCCGGGCCCGCACCGCGGACCCCGGACAGCGCTTCCTGCGCCGGGGGTACAGCTACGACGACGGTCCGGGGGCCGGCGGGCCGGACGGGACGGGACTGCTCTTCATCACCTTCCAGCGCGACGTGACGCGCCAGTTCGTCCCGGTCCAGCAGCGGCTGGCGGAGCTCGACCTGCTCAACACGTGGATCACGCCGGTGGGCTCGGCGTCGTTCGCGATCCCTGGCGGGTGTCCGACCGGCGAGTACCTGGGCCAGCGCCTGCTCGAGAGCTGAGGCCGGCCGCGAGGGCTGGTGGTCACGGCGACCCGGCAGCGTCGGCCGGTCCGCACATCAGCTCAGCCGGCCGCCAGGCGCAGCGCGTCCTGCGCGATGCCGACCATCGTCTGCGCCGACGTGGCCCGCTGCGGGTCCGGGGTCGCCAGCGGCGTTGACCTGCTCCAGCACCCAGGCAGCCACCTGGCCCGCGGCGTGCTCCGGACACGCGCACCCTCGTCATGATGCCCCTCGGATCAGCGGCCCGCCCGGTCGGGGGCGTCGATGAGCTCGGCATCGTCCCGGCGATCCTCGAGCGCATGTCCGCCTGGGCTGAAGTCCAGCGGGATCTCGCCGCTGAGGTCCAGCACGTCGAGCAGGTCCAGCACGAGGACGGGCGGGTCGCGCAGGATGACCCGGCGGCCGTCCTCGGCCCCGACCTTGACCAGCTGGAAGAGGAAGGCCAGGCCGGTCGAGTCGATGAAGTCGACCCGGGAGGCATCCATCACGACCGGGCCGGTGCGGTCGAGCACCTGGCTCATGACCGCACTCGCCTGGCTGCGCAGCGCGGCGTCGACGTCACCCCACAGCCGGACGACGCAGCCGTCGCCTTCGTCGCTGACTGCCACACCCCCGTCGTGCCGGGTCTGGCTGTCGGTCCAGTCGGTCATCGAGTCCTCGTCGTCAGGTGCGGAGTCGTCAGGTGCGGAGTCGTCAGGTGCGGAGTCGTCAGGTGCGGAGTCGTCGGGTGCGGACGTCACACTGTTGGGACGATCCGGTGTCATGCTGGGTTCCCGGTTCCGGTGAACGAGCTGTGAGCGTTGCGTGACGCGCCAGTGCGGGCACGCGGTCGTCGTCGGCCGCTCCCGGCTCGGCCGCTCACGGCTCGACCGCTGGCTGTTCGACCGCTCCCGGCTCGACCGCTTGCTGTTCGACCGCTCCCGGCTCTGGGTCCGTCACGTCAGCGACTGTCGCACCGAGGGCGAGCACCAGCCGGCTGCCGTCGACCGTCGCTGCGACACCTGGCGCCCCCGCACCGATCGACGCGACCTGCCCCGCGATGCGCGCATCGGCCACGACGGGCCACCGGTGGGTCGAGCCGAAGGGCGTGATCGTGCCGCGCACGTAGCCGGTCACCGCCAGCGCGACGTCCACGTCAGGCATGGACAACCGCGAGACACCGAGCAGGTCGCGCAGCTTCGGCCAGGAGATGGTCCGGTCACCCGGCACGAGGACGAAGAGGAAGTCGTCCGCACCGCGCCGCACCACGAGGGTCTTGACGACCTGCGCGGGCGGGACCCGACGCGCGGCCGCGGCCTCCGCGAGGCTGCGCACGGGTCCGTGTCGCACGAGCCGGTAGCGCAGCCCGCTCGCCTCGAGGGCTGCCACCGCCCGCTGCTCGCCGTCGCTCATCGAGCCATCGTCACACCGGGCACCGACAGTCCCGGCCGCAGTGCCGGACCACGCCGTGCCGGACCACGCCGTGCCGGGTGGTCAGCAGTGCCGGGCGGTCACAGGCGCCCAGTCGTCACAGGCGCCCAGCCGTCACAGGTGCTCCGGCTGGATGTGCGCCCGGATCCGGGCGACCATCACGGGGCACTGCGCGTGCAGCACCACGGTGTGGCTCACCGATCCGAGCAGGGCCCGGGCGACCCCGTGCCGGCCACGGCTGCCGACCACGACGAGACGCGCATGCGCGGCCGCGTCGAGCAGGGCCGTCGCGGGCTGCTCCTGGGTCAGGTGCGTGCGCACCACGAGGTCCGGGTACTGCTCGGCGAGGCCGGCGACCGACTCGCCGAGGATCACGCCCTCCGCCTCACGCAGCTCCGCGGTGAAGCCGGGCGAGAAGTAGTCGCCCGAGACGTACATCGCGGGCTCCTGCCAGGCGTGCACGACGTGCAGCTCCTGGTGGGTGCTGTCGGCCTCGGCCGCGGCCAGGGCGATCGCCTCGAGCGAGTCGGCCGAGCCGTCGGCGCCGACCACGACGCCGCGCGCGTCGTCCGGTGCCAGGTGGGGCACGATGACGACCGGGCAGTGCGCCGCCGCGGCGACCTGGTAGCCGAGCGACCCGCTGAAGACCCGCTCGAGCGCGGTCAGCCGGTGCGACCCGACGACCAGGAGCGTCGACGTCCACGACCGCTCGACGAGCGCGAGCGCCGGGGTCCGGCGGTCCACCTCGATCAGCGGCTCGATCCCCGGGGTGGCCGCACGTGCGCGTTCGGCCTCCGCCTCCAGCAGGCTGCGGGCACCGGACTGGACCCCGTCGTCGTACAGGACGTCCAGGGCGATCGTCGGGAAGCCCGTCGCGGTCACGATCACGAGGTCGAGGCCCCGTCGGTGAGCGGCGTCGGCCGCCCACAGCAGTGCGTCATGGCTGGAGCTCGTGCCCTCCACGCCGACGATGACGGTGGGCTTCATGGCGATCCTTCCTCCCGTGCGAGTGCGCTGGTCACGGGAGGCGATCGAACCCGGGACGTGCCCGCGCGGTCTCGCTGTCACTACCACCGTCGATCCGCCGCCGGTCGACGTCAAGGCCCGAAGGTCCCGGGCCGTCGCGAACGGTCGCCACGGGCGTTCACACGCCGGACACCCGGCTCGCCTACGGTGTCCGGATGGCCGAGGTGACGATCACCACGCCGCGCGGCATCAAGCTGGCCGGGACCTACGAGCCGGCCGGCTCACCCGGTCCCGCCGGGCTCGATGCGGACCTCGCGGCGCCCGTCGCGGCGCCCCCGGGTGCTGCGGTCCTGTTCGCGCACGGCTTCCTCGCCGAGCGCTCGTCCCGCGGCCGGGCCGACCGCCTCGCCGCCGCGTACCGCTCGGCCGGCTTCGCGACCCTCACCTTCGACTTCTCCGGCTGCGGCGCGTCGGACGACGCCGTCGTCACGGTCGGCGACGAGGTCGAGGACCTGGAGGCCGGGAGCCAGTTCCTCGCGGACGCCGGCCATCTGCTGCAGGTCGTGCACGCCCACAGCCTCGGAGCCCTCGTGGCGCTCCGGAGCAGCTCGCCGTACGTGCACGCGATGGTCCTGACCGGCCCCGTCGCCGGACCGATCCGGCACCCGTGGCAGCACGTCCTGTCGGCCGGGCAGCTCGCCGAGCTGCGGGCCACCGGCCGCACGACAGTGCCCGACGACGGCCCGGGCGACCGCGAGGAGAACGTGATCTCGAGCCAGACCCTCACCGACTTCTCCGACGTGGACCAGGAGTCGCTGCTGAGGGCCGTGACCTGCCCGGTCCTGCTCGTCCACGGCGGTGCGCTCCTCGACGGCGAGGAGCACCCGTTGCTGACCCGGTCGCGCGTCGGACTGCCCTTCCTGCCGGCCGGCTCGGCGCTGGAGGTCGTGCTCGGCGCCGACCACTCGCTGCTCGAGCACACCGACACGGTCGCGCGTCGCGCGCTCGCCTGGCTCGGTGACCGGCTGGCCGGAACGACCCTCTGAACGGTTTCTCGGCTGACCGGCCGGCCCGCGTCGGGGACAATGGCTCGTTGTGAGTGACGGGCCGCAGGAGCAGCCGACGCCGGGAGGTCGCCGTCGTCGGTCGGGTTCGCGCGCCCCGGGCCGTTCGCGTGGCCCGGGCCGCACGCGCGAGGGCGACGCGCGCCGGACCGCACCCGACGCAGTGCCCGCACGGGGGACGGCCCGCCGCACGCGCCGGGCGGACGCCCGCCGCGCCGTCGTCGTCCCGCCGATCACCTACCCCGAGCAGCTCCCGGTCTCCGCACGGCGAGCGGACATCGCCGCCGCCATCCGTGACCACCAGGTGGTCATCGTCTCGGGCGAGACCGGTTCGGGCAAGACCACCCAGCTGCCGAAGATCCTGCTCGATCTCGGGCGCGGGCGGGACGGGCAGATCGGGCACACCCAGCCGCGGCGGATCGCGGCGCGCACGGTCGCCGAGCGGATCAGCGAGGAGATCACCGGCGGGTCGGGCGCGCTCGGCTCGATCGTCGGGTACCAGGTGCGCTTCACCGACCAGTCCTCCGAGGAGACGCTGGTCAAGGTCATGACGGACGGCATCCTGCTGGCCCAGATCCAGCGGGACCCCGAGCTCCTGGCCTACGACACCCTGATCATCGACGAGGCGCACGAGCGGTCGCTGAACATCGACTTCATCCTCGGCTACCTGACCCGGCTGCTGCCCCAGCGCCCGGACCTCAAGGTCGTCATCACGTCGGCGACCATCGACTCGCAGCGGTTCGCCCGGCACTTCGCCGGCCCACCCACCGCGGCGGCGCCCGACGGCGTGCCGGCGCCGGTGATCGAGGTGACCGGACGCACCTACCCGGTCGAGCTCCGCTACCGGCCGCTGTCCCCCGACCTCCCGCAGGACGACGATCTCGGCCTGGACGACACCACGACCGCGACCGCCGCAGCCACCTCCGCGGCCACGTCCGGCCGTGGCGCCACGAGCACCTCCGCCGCGCAGTGGAGCGAACCTGCGCGACACGCCCGCGCGTCGGGAGCCGGGCGCTCCACAACCGGACGGAACGCTCCACAGAAGGGGCGGGCAGGCGCGCGGGTGGGGGGACGCGCGGAGCCGGCGCAGCGTACGGAGCCGGGGCGCGCGCAGCGCACGGAGCCGGGACGCGCGCAGCGCACGGAGCCGGGACGCGAGGAGCGCGACCTCATGACGGCGATCTGCGAGGCCGTCGACGAGCTGTGCGGCGAGGGACCGGGCGACATCCTCGTGTTCCTGTCCGGCGAGCGCGAGATCCGGGACGCCGAGGAGGCGCTGCGCGGACACCTGGGTCCGCGTGCGGTCGGAGCGGGTCACGCCCTGACGCCGCAGTCGATCGAGCTCCTGCCGCTGTACTCGCGGCTGTCCGCCGCGGAGCAGCACCGCGTCTTCGAGTCCCACGGCTCACGCCGCGTGGTGCTGGCCACGAACGTCGCCGAGACGTCGCTCACGGTTCCCGGCGTCCGCTACGTCATCGACCCCGGCACCGCGCGGATCTCCCGGTTCTCCAAGGCGACCAAGGTCCAGCGGCTGCCGATCGAGCCGATCTCCCAGGCCAGCGCGAACCAGCGGTCGGGTCGCTGCGGGCGGGTCGCCGACGGGATCGCGATCCGGCTGTACTCCGAGGCGGACCTCGCGTCACGACCGGAGTTCACCGAGCCCGAGATCCTGCGCACCTCGCTCGCCTCGGTGATCCTGCAGATGGTCGCCGTGGGCGTGGCCTCGACGCCCGACGACGTCGCGCGGTTCCCGTTCGTCGAGCCGCCCGACGTCCGCTCGATCCGCGACGGCGTCCAGCTCCTGACCGAGCTCGGTGCCCTCGAGCCCCTGGCGGGCGGGACGAGGCTGACCGAGGTCGGCCGCGCGCTCGCGATGCTGCCGATGGACCCTCGGCTCGCCCGCATGATCGTCGAGGGCGGACGCCGCGACGTGGCCCGTGAGGTCATGGTCATCGCGGCCGCGCTGTCCATCCAGGACCCCAGGGAACGACCGGCCGAGCAGCGGCCGCAGGCCGACCAGTCCCACGCCAGGTTCGCCGACCCGACGTCGGACTTCCTGTCGTACCTCAACCTGTGGCACTACGTGCGCGACCAGCAGCGTGAGCTGTCCGGCAGCGCGTTCCGGCGGATGTGCCGTGCCGAGCACCTCAACTACCTGCGGCTGCGCGAGTGGCAGGATGTCGTGACCCAGCTCAAGGAGATGGCCAAGCCGCTCGGCATCACCGTCCGCCCGCCGAGCGCCCGCGCGACGGTCTCGGCCGGGCCGGCCACCGGCACGGTCCGCCGGGCCGCCCCCGGAGCCCGCGCGCTGTCCGCCGAGGAGGCCGCCGCCGAGTCCGCCGCCCGGCAGGCGTCGGACCCCGGAGCCGGCCGGTCCGGCCACGGGTCCGACGGCTCGGGGGTGGCAGGGGAGCTGCGGCTGGCGTGGGACGCGGACCGGATCCACCAGGCGCTGCTGGCCGGGATGCTGAGCCACCTCGGCATGCAGGAGGTCACCGAGGTCCGGGTCGGCGCGCGCGGCGGGACCGTGCCGAAGACCGGCAAGCCGATCCGGAAGCAGGTGCGCAACGAGTACCTGGGCGCTCGCGGCGCGCGGTTCGCGATCTTCCCCGGCTCGCCGCTGTCCAGGAAGCCGCCCGCGTGGATCAT from Cellulomonas sp. KRMCY2 includes:
- a CDS encoding alpha/beta fold hydrolase is translated as MQPTHETGPGLRLVQDTDSAGQEAYPTLTTAFHDLDEYIALPRMSGLVLSPDGSRLVTQVATVNHDATKLHTALWEVYPTRAKPARRLTRSAQGETGAAFTPDGDLLFTSSRPNADATDDAEKALDKPALWVLPAGGGEARIVATRPGGVTGVRTARSSAAVVFATSMLPGASDGDEDEKLRTLRKDKKVAAILHDGYPVRYWDHDLGPDVTHLLGWHFKVGDDVARSVEVASQSIEHLKVRDLTPTPGHSLSEAEYDFSPNGTFVVSTWRMPQANGEYRTVLVRIDVDSRQRTTIVDDPDADLGSPVISPDGSAVAYVRSSISDTETATHQTLHLLALDEGAVPQQLVAHWDRWTTCHQWLPDGSGLLVTADQDGRAPVFAVDIAADTVIQLTNDDYAYSDLQVAPDASVVYALRASYLAPAHPVRIHLVADENRMPGTVTVLRSPSPPPTLPGTLTEVRTTIGEGDEAIEVRGWLALPDSSSPESPAPLLLWIHGGPLGSWNTWSWRWNPWLMVAKGYAVLLPDPALSTGYGQSFVQRGWGRWGAEPYTDLMAITDATVARPDIDATRTAAMGGSFGGYMANWVAGQTDRFKAIVTHAGLWALDQFGPTTDVAFYWAREMSAEMAETYSPHRNVGRIRTPMLVVHGDKDYRVPVGEGLRLWYELLSASGLPAGDDGKSAHRFLYFPDENHWILTPQHAKVWYQVALGFLGEHVLDHGAPLRPETLG
- a CDS encoding universal stress protein; this encodes MKPTVIVGVEGTSSSHDALLWAADAAHRRGLDLVIVTATGFPTIALDVLYDDGVQSGARSLLEAEAERARAATPGIEPLIEVDRRTPALALVERSWTSTLLVVGSHRLTALERVFSGSLGYQVAAAAHCPVVIVPHLAPDDARGVVVGADGSADSLEAIALAAAEADSTHQELHVVHAWQEPAMYVSGDYFSPGFTAELREAEGVILGESVAGLAEQYPDLVVRTHLTQEQPATALLDAAAHARLVVVGSRGRHGVARALLGSVSHTVVLHAQCPVMVARIRAHIQPEHL
- a CDS encoding DUF3418 domain-containing protein — its product is MSDGPQEQPTPGGRRRRSGSRAPGRSRGPGRTREGDARRTAPDAVPARGTARRTRRADARRAVVVPPITYPEQLPVSARRADIAAAIRDHQVVIVSGETGSGKTTQLPKILLDLGRGRDGQIGHTQPRRIAARTVAERISEEITGGSGALGSIVGYQVRFTDQSSEETLVKVMTDGILLAQIQRDPELLAYDTLIIDEAHERSLNIDFILGYLTRLLPQRPDLKVVITSATIDSQRFARHFAGPPTAAAPDGVPAPVIEVTGRTYPVELRYRPLSPDLPQDDDLGLDDTTTATAAATSAATSGRGATSTSAAQWSEPARHARASGAGRSTTGRNAPQKGRAGARVGGRAEPAQRTEPGRAQRTEPGRAQRTEPGREERDLMTAICEAVDELCGEGPGDILVFLSGEREIRDAEEALRGHLGPRAVGAGHALTPQSIELLPLYSRLSAAEQHRVFESHGSRRVVLATNVAETSLTVPGVRYVIDPGTARISRFSKATKVQRLPIEPISQASANQRSGRCGRVADGIAIRLYSEADLASRPEFTEPEILRTSLASVILQMVAVGVASTPDDVARFPFVEPPDVRSIRDGVQLLTELGALEPLAGGTRLTEVGRALAMLPMDPRLARMIVEGGRRDVAREVMVIAAALSIQDPRERPAEQRPQADQSHARFADPTSDFLSYLNLWHYVRDQQRELSGSAFRRMCRAEHLNYLRLREWQDVVTQLKEMAKPLGITVRPPSARATVSAGPATGTVRRAAPGARALSAEEAAAESAARQASDPGAGRSGHGSDGSGVAGELRLAWDADRIHQALLAGMLSHLGMQEVTEVRVGARGGTVPKTGKPIRKQVRNEYLGARGARFAIFPGSPLSRKPPAWIMAGELVETSRLWARDVARIQPEWAEELAPHLVKRVYSEPAWSTKQGAATAQEKVLLYGVPIVAQRRVLYAKVDPEHARELFIRHALVQGEWTTHHAFFHDNRDLLADAEQIEHRARRRGLVADDDALFDFYDERIPAEVVSARHFDTWWKTAHRTEPDLLTFTLGMLVADDVALVDESQFPSTWPHGDLDLPLTYQFDPGTDADGVTVHIPLPVLNRIRPDGFDWLVPGVHEELATALIRTLPKPIRVQLVPAPDVARDVVGWIRAHLPAWADTVRAADMAGSFHDAFAEAVRALRGVELPDDACDDSRLPAHLRMTFRVHEERAGSSVLVDEGSDLVALQRRLADRSQQAVRSAVRDAVRSAVREAAADAAPRAPSPTVASPSPTPPPSAPSGGPAPVATPPARARSGLVEQAGLRQWPAGLPGGRVPELVSTVVGGLTVQGYPALVVEPTPVQRRAGGPAPVALRVLGDVSTQARRHAEGVRELLLTELALPTGRITTRWSGTQSLTLAASPYPSTAALVTDLQRAAIDALLAEQGRGAPGPTPHDPAWAVAAQIRDAGAWATLRAAVRDGLEDRTYRVAGDVSAVLTAARELDAAVRATTSLALLATVTDVRGQLARLVHDGFVTEAGAARLPHLVRYLRAALHRLAKAKENPQRDEALAWQVREVEEAYQDAVRAAGSGMPDPIRDARLAEVPWMLEELRVGLFAQQLGTAAPVSPKRIRSAISG
- a CDS encoding copper chaperone PCu(A)C produces the protein MLAIRTAARTATRRTRLAIPALVTSLLLALASCTTSATTTDSATTAAPDGAAMAVTVTDPWVKAVDGGMTGVFGTLTNESDAEIRIVSAESPVSPVAELHEVTADEAGEMVMQPKEGGFVLAAGGTHELVPGGDHIMLMDVGDPLEPGEEITVTLTAQDGSSVTFTAPARSYTGANETYQGGDTEGGMGEGHTGTPEPTDS
- a CDS encoding Dyp-type peroxidase; the encoded protein is MTADHPDRRTFLVGGAAALGGAALAVGGRAAWDADQGRRGAASDGSGTAAGTATVPFRGARQAGVGTPPAAFATVIALDLVPGADRDAIVRLMRIWTDDIERLTQGRPGLTDTEPELALVPASLTVTVGYGSGLFSAAGLDRLRPAWLSPIPAFAIDRLQPAWCGGDLVLQVCADDELTIRHAARLLVRQAGTFATVRWVQRGFRRSPGTTPPGTTMRNLMGQLDGTRNLSPVDDEDLIWHDDTAPDWLVGGTSMVLRRIAMDLDTWDGVDRPVREAVLGRRMADGAPLTGTREHDEPDLEALNDIGFPVIDIAAHIRRARTADPGQRFLRRGYSYDDGPGAGGPDGTGLLFITFQRDVTRQFVPVQQRLAELDLLNTWITPVGSASFAIPGGCPTGEYLGQRLLES
- a CDS encoding STAS domain-containing protein, producing MTSAPDDSAPDDSAPDDSAPDDSAPDDEDSMTDWTDSQTRHDGGVAVSDEGDGCVVRLWGDVDAALRSQASAVMSQVLDRTGPVVMDASRVDFIDSTGLAFLFQLVKVGAEDGRRVILRDPPVLVLDLLDVLDLSGEIPLDFSPGGHALEDRRDDAELIDAPDRAGR
- a CDS encoding alpha/beta hydrolase gives rise to the protein MAEVTITTPRGIKLAGTYEPAGSPGPAGLDADLAAPVAAPPGAAVLFAHGFLAERSSRGRADRLAAAYRSAGFATLTFDFSGCGASDDAVVTVGDEVEDLEAGSQFLADAGHLLQVVHAHSLGALVALRSSSPYVHAMVLTGPVAGPIRHPWQHVLSAGQLAELRATGRTTVPDDGPGDREENVISSQTLTDFSDVDQESLLRAVTCPVLLVHGGALLDGEEHPLLTRSRVGLPFLPAGSALEVVLGADHSLLEHTDTVARRALAWLGDRLAGTTL
- a CDS encoding copper resistance CopC family protein produces the protein MPHARTPFRVVVTALAAVALIGTNALAAPAAAHDQLVETSPEEGEIVDVVPAEVMLRFTQPVIDLSARILVRDSADTVVLDVEADVDEDVITAPLPADLADGTYTVSWRVVSADGHPIQGAFDFHVREPSAPSTGPAPTPPTATAGPADGEPAGGPTGDRLLRSAVLAVGVGVGVGAAVVLGLILRRRRTQP
- a CDS encoding aminoacyl-tRNA deacylase, producing MSDGEQRAVAALEASGLRYRLVRHGPVRSLAEAAAARRVPPAQVVKTLVVRRGADDFLFVLVPGDRTISWPKLRDLLGVSRLSMPDVDVALAVTGYVRGTITPFGSTHRWPVVADARIAGQVASIGAGAPGVAATVDGSRLVLALGATVADVTDPEPGAVEQQAVEPGAVEQPAVEP